In Nomia melanderi isolate GNS246 chromosome 4, iyNomMela1, whole genome shotgun sequence, the following are encoded in one genomic region:
- the LOC116428339 gene encoding transcription elongation factor SPT6 isoform X2: MADFLDSEAEESEEEEELDENEKKKLKKIKAVEESDEDEEEDDEDRLREELKDLIDDNPIEESEGEDSDGSGTSKKRKKSDDEDFDDRLEDEDYDLIEENLGVKVERKRFKRLRRIQDEESEEEQEKEVDEDRDAIANELFEVSGDEDERRSERSHRPEAETFDEEGSEGEYTDADDFIVDDDGRPIAEKRKKKKPIFSDAALQEAQDIFGVDFDYDEFGKYGEEDYEEEEEEEEEEDEYMDEEDAERPRRPKKQLKKKTTRKSIFEIYEPSELKRGHFTDMDNEIRNTDIPERMQLRSVPVTPVAEGSDELDLEAEWIYKQAFCRPTISIQDAHLNAEAKERARKGPQTIGKIKKALDFMRNQHFEIPFISFYRKEYVLPELNINDLWKVYKFDAKWCQLRQRKENLMKLFEKMRNHQLDEIMKNPDAPLPDNVRVIKDDDIERLKNVQTSEELNDVYHHFMLYYNHEIPAMQESVRQKEKEARREAKLQKRRQQLADAEENGEDPPPEEEPEAEEEEEPDDTLKQAVRTGPYSICRRAGLDGLAKKFGLTPEHFAENLRDNYQRHEVDQEPTEPLSIANEFCSQILTTPEEVMKAAQLMVAIQLAREPLVRKCVREMYMERAKISVRPTKKGIKEIDENHPIYSMKYLKDKPVRDLVGDQFLNLVIAEEDKLITISLSDSIEGNTSSNYVDETKQLYYRDEFSKNVQDWNALRVSSVEMALTRMVIPSLKKELRTNLVAEAKECVMRACCRKMYNWIKVAPYTCEFPEEEDEEWDTSKGLRVMGLAYVPDYSQAAFTCLIAPDGECTDYLRLPHLMKRKNSYREDEKAMKEADLLALKNFLATKKPHVVVIGGESREAMMIAADIKECITALAEEEQFPAIQVEICDNELAKIYSNSNKGVSEFRDYPELLRQAISLARRMQDPLVEFSQLCTADEEILCLKYHGLQDQLPKDELLENLYLEFVNRVNEVGVDVNKAVQQAYCGNLVQFVCGLGPRKGQALIKMLKQTNQRIENRTQLVTACHMGPKVFINCAGFIKIDTNSLGDSTEAYVEVLDGSRVHPETYEWARKMAVDALEYDDEDANPAGALEEILESPERLKDLDLDAFAEELERQGFGNKCVTLYDIRAELNSRYKDLRVPYQSLSAERLFDVLTKETPETFYVGKLILASVVGISHRKPQGDQLDQANPVRNDETGLWQCPFCLKNDFPELSEVWNHFDAGACPGKATGVRLRLDNGISGYIHIKNLSDRHVANPEERVSIGQIIHCRIIKIEVERFSVECTSKSSDLADKNHEWRPQRDPFYDTEAEQKDVKVEEDAKKAKQRQTYVKRVIVHPSFHNISFTEAEKLMQTMKQGEAIVRPSSKGADHLTVTWKVTDEVYQHIDVREEGKENAFSLGQSLWIGNEEFEDLDEIIARHVNPMAAYASELLDFKYYKPTVEGIKDKAEEILKEQKKDNPGGIPYIISAAKNYPGKFLLSYLPRARCRHEYVTVSPEGFRFRGQMFGRVNDLFRWFKEHFRDPVPGQSTPSTPRGAMTSRTPYHTTPGAVSGMNQEAIQRVAQNLPHHMLHSLSQVANQTPHHYPPHTPGTASVAGYGGVHTYPNTPYTPSGQTPFMTPYQTPHHTPHHGQPTPRYGQQTPNHQQGPFVHPPPPSVATPGHHRSTPSHRPTPPMSTPGDPMDWKKAAEAWARLKTGPRMSSTPRYDESRKTPRNYEESVGRTTPRNRTSTRTPSYKSPRGTPHTNSSPRSMSLSGDGTPLYDES, from the exons ATGGCTGATTTCTTAGATTCGGAAGCGGAGGAAAGCGAG gaggaggaggagttGGACGAGAACGAGAAGAAAAAGCTGAAAAAGATAAAGGCCGTCGAGGAAAGCGACGAGGATGAGGAGGAAG ATGATGAAGATCGTTTACGCGAAGAACTCAAGGATCTGATAGACGACAATCCCATCGAAGAGAGCGAAGGGGAAGACAGCGACGGCTCGGGGACTTCCAAGAAACGTAAGAAAAGCGACGACGAAGATTTCGACGATCGCTTGGAAGACGAAGACTACGATTTGATAGAGGAGAATTTAGGAGTTAAAGTCGAAAGG AAACGTTTCAAACGCCTCCGCAGGATACAAGATGAGGAATCAGAGGAGGAACAAGAGAAAGAAGTGGATGAGGATAGGGATGCTATCGCGAACGAGCTTTTCGAGGTCTCGGGAGAT GAGGATGAGAGGAGAAGCGAGCGGAGTCACAGGCCCGAGGCGGAAACGTTCGACGAGGAGGGAAGCGAGGGCGAATACACTGACGCGGATGATTTTATCGTGGACGACGATGGCAGGCCGATCGCCGAGAAACGTAAAAAGAAGAAGCCCATATTTTCGGACGCCGCGTTGCAGGAAGCTCAGGATATCTTCGGCGTCGATTTCGATTACGATGAGTTCGGTAAGTACGGCGAAGAGGACtacgaggaggaagaggaggaggaagaggaggaagacgaGTACATGGACGAGGAGGACGCCGAAAGACCGAGAAGACCCAAGAAGCAACTGAAGAAGAAGACCACGAGGAAGAGCATTTTCGAAATTTATGAGCCCAGCGAACTGAAGCGTGGTCACTTCACCGACATGGATAACGAGATACGTAATACTGACATACCGGAGAGAATGCAACTCCGCTCGGTTCCCGTTACGCCGGTGGCAGAGGGTTCCGACGAACTGGACCTGGAAGCGGAGTGGATCTACAAGCAGGCGTTCTGTCGTCCGACCATTTCCATCCAAGACGCTCATTTGAACGCCGAAGCTAAAGAGCGGGCTCGAAAGGGTCCGCAGACAATTGGGAAGATCAAGAAAGCTCTGGACTTCATGCGGAATCAGCACTTCGAGATTCCCTTCATCTCCTTCTACAGAAAGGAGTACGTCCTACCGGAGCTGAACATCAACGACCTCTGGAAGGTGTACAAGTTCGACGCGAAATGGTGTCAGCTTCGCCAGAGGAAGGAGAACCTGATGAAGCTGTTCGAGAAGATGCGGAACCACCAGCTGGACGAGATCATGAAGAACCCCGACGCTCCGTTGCCGGACAACGTGCGGGTGATCAAGGACGACGACATAGAGCGGCTGAAGAACGTGCAGACCagcgaggagctgaacgacgtGTACCACCACTTCATGCTGTACTACAACCACGAGATCCCAGCGATGCAGGAGTCGGTGCGGCAGAAGGAGAAGGAAGCGCGTCGCGAGGCGAAGCTTCAGAAGCGCAGGCAGCAGCTGGCCGACGCCGAGGAGAACGGCGAGGATCCACCGCCGGAAGAAGAGccggaggcggaggaggaagaggagccgGACGACACGTTGAAGCAGGCGGTGCGGACCGGTCCGTACTCGATCTGCAGACGAGCCGGGCTCGACGGTCTGGCGAAGAAGTTCGGTCTCACTCCTGAGCACTTCGCCGAGAACCTGCGGGACAATTACCAGCGACACGAGGTGGACCAGGAGCCCACGGAGCCGCTGAGCATCGCAAACGAGTTCTGCAGTCAGATACTCACCACGCCGGAGGAGGTGATGAAGGCCGCGCAGCTGATGGTAGCCATACAGTTAGCACGCGAGCCGTTGGTCAGGAAATGCGTGAGGGAGATGTACATGGAGAGGGCGAAGATCTCCGTGCGGCCGACGAAGAAGGGCATCAAGGAGATCGACGAGAACCATCCCATCTACAGCATGAAGTACCTCAAAGACAAGCCCGTGCGCGACCTGGTCGGCGACCAGTTCCTGAACCTGGTGATAGCCGAGGAGGACAAACTGATCACGATCTCCTTGAGCGACTCCATCGAGGGGAACACCAGCAGCAACTACGTCGACGAGACGAAGCAGCTGTACTACCGGGACGAGTTCAGCAAGAACGTGCAGGACTGGAACGCCCTGAGGGTGAGCAGCGTGGAGATGGCGCTGACGCGCATGGTCATACCCAGCCTGAAGAAGGAGCTGAGAACGAACCTGGTCGCGGAGGCGAAGGAGTGCGTGATGAGGGCGTGCTGCCGGAAGATGTACAACTGGATCAAGGTGGCTCCGTACACCTGCGAGTTCCccgaggaggaggacgaggagtgGGACACCAGCAAGGGGCTGCGGGTGATGGGTCTGGCCTACGTGCCCGACTACTCCCAGGCCGCGTTCACCTGCCTCATAGCGCCGGACGGGGAGTGCACGGACTACCTGCGGCTGCCGCACCTGATGAAGCGGAAGAACAGCTACCGCGAGGACGAGAAAGCCATGAAGGAGGCGGACCTGCTGGCGCTGAAGAACTTCCTGGCGACCAAGAAGCCGCACGTCGTGGTCATCGGCGGCGAGTCCAGGGAGGCGATGATGATCGCCGCTGATATCAAGGAGTGCATCACGGCCCTAGCGGAGGAGGAGCAGTTCCCAGCCATTCAGGTCGAGATCTGCGACAACGAGCTGGCCAAGATCTACTCGAATAGCAACAAAGGCGTGTCCGAGTTCCGGGACTACCCGGAGCTGTTGAGGCAGGCGATCTCCCTGGCCAGGAGGATGCAGGATCCCCTGGTCGAGTTCTCCCAGCTGTGCACCGCGGACGAGGAGATCCTCTGCCTGAAGTACCACGGGCTGCAGGACCAGCTGCCCAAGGACGAGCTGCTCGAGAACCTCTACCTGGAGTTCGTGAACCGGGTGAACGAGGTCGGCGTGGACGTGAACAAGGCGGTGCAGCAGGCGTACTGCGGCAACCTGGTGCAGTTCGTCTGCGGCCTGGGCCCGAGGAAGGGCCAGGCCCTGATCAAGATGCTGAAGCAGACCAACCAGAGGATAGAGAACAGGACGCAGCTGGTCACCGCCTGCCACATGGGGCCCAAGGTCTTCATCAACTGCGCCGGCTTCATCAAGATAGACACGAACAGCCTGGGGGACAGCACCGAGGCGTACGTGGAGGTGCTCGACGGGTCACGCGTCCATCCGGAGACCTACGAGTGGGCGAGGAAGATGGCGGTGGACGCGCTGGAGTACGACGACGAGGACGCCAACCCTGCCGGCGCTCTTGAGGAGATCCTGGAGTCCCCTGAACGACTGAAGGACCTGGATCTGGACGCGTTCGCGGAGGAGCTGGAGAGGCAGGGCTTTGGCAACAAGTGCGTCACGCTGTATGACATCCGCGCGGAGCTGAACTCCCGGTACAAGGACCTGCGCGTCCCGTACCAGTCGCTGAGCGCAGAACGTCTCTTCGACGTGCTCACCAAGGAAACGCCGGAGACCTTCTACGTAGGCAAGCTGATCCTGGCTAGTGTGGTGGGCATCAGCCACAGGAAGCCGCAAGGCGACCAGCTGGATCAGGCGAACCCCGTGAGGAACGACGAGACCGGTCTGTGGCAGTGCCCCTTCTGCCTGAAGAACGACTTCCCAGAGCTGTCAGAGGTGTGGAACCATTTCGACGCAGGCGCCTGCCCCGGAAAAGCCACTGGCGTCAGGCTGAGGCTGGACAACGGGATATCTGGTTACATTCATATCAAAAACCTGTCCGACAGACACGTCGCTAATCCTGAGGAGAGAGTGAGCATAGGGCAGATCATTCATTGCCGTATTATCAAGATAGAGGTGGAACGGTTCAGTGTTGAGTGCACCAGCAAGAGCAGCGACCTCGCCGATAAGAACCACGAATGGAG GCCACAGAGAGATCCCTTCTACGACACCGAGGCGGAGCAGAAGGACGTCAAGGTCGAGGAGGACGCGAAGAAGGCGAAGCAACGTCAGACCTACGTGAAACGGGTGATCGTCCACCCGTCGTTCCACAACATCAGCTTCACGGAGGCGGAGAAGCTGATGCAGACCATGAAGCAGGGCGAGGCGATCGTCAGGCCGAGCAGCAAGGGCGCCGACCACTTGACGGTCACGTGGAAGGTGACCGACGAGGTTTACCAGCACATCGACGTGAGGGAAGAGGGGAAGGAGAATGCTTTCTCCCTGGGACAGAGTCTGTGGATCGGGAACGAGGAGTTCGAGGATTTGGACGAGATCATCGCGAGACACGTGAACCCGATGGCCGCGTACGCCTCGGAGCTGCTGGACTTCAAGTACTACAAGCCAACCGTCGAGGGTATCAAGGACAAAGCGGAGGAGATCCTGAAGGAACAGAAGAAGGACAATCCCGGTGGGATACCGTACATCATATCCGCCGCAAAA AATTACCCTGGAAAATTCCTGCTGTCCTATCTGCCGCGTGCCCGGTGCCGCCACGAGTATGTAACAGTGTCGCCGGAGGGATTCCGATTCAGAGGGCAAATGTTCGGCAGGGTGAATGATCTGTTTCGTTGGTTCAAGGAACATTTCCGAGATCCGGTACCGGGTCAGTCCACTCCTAgcacgccgcgcggcgcgatgACTTCTAGGACACCGTATCACACCACGCCGGGAGCAGTCAGCG GAATGAACCAAGAAGCGATACAGAGAGTGGCGCAGAACCTTCCTCATCATATGTTGCATTCTTTGTCGCAAGTGGCGAATCAGACACCGCATCATTATCCGCCTCACACGCCAGGAACAGCGAGCGTGGCAGGTTACGGTGGAGTCCATACCTATCCGAACACACCGTACACGCCATCCGGTCAGACGCCATTTATGACACCGTACCAGACGCCTCATCACACACCGCATCACGGCCAGCCGACACCCAGATACGGACAGCAGACGCCTAATCATCAGCAAGGTCCTTTCGTTCATCCACCTCCTCCTTCGGTCGCCACTCCGGGTCATCATCGATCGACCCCGTCACACCGACCTACGCCTCCTATGTCGACACCCGGCGACCCAATGGACTGGAAGAAGGCAGCCGAAGCCTGGGCGAGATTGAAAACCGGCCCTCGAATGTC CTCGACTCCGAGATACGACGAATCGAGGAAAACACCACGAAACTACGAGGAATCGGTGGGAAGGACAACTCCGCGAAACAGGACATCGACACGGACACCGTCTTACAAATCTCCGCGGGGAACACCGCATACTAATTCTAGTCCTCGGAGTATGTCTCTCAGCGGAGATGGTACACCATTGTACGACGAAAGCTAA
- the LOC116428339 gene encoding transcription elongation factor SPT6 isoform X1 has product MADFLDSEAEESEEEEELDENEKKKLKKIKAVEESDEDEEEDDEDRLREELKDLIDDNPIEESEGEDSDGSGTSKKRKKSDDEDFDDRLEDEDYDLIEENLGVKVERKRFKRLRRIQDEESEEEQEKEVDEDRDAIANELFEVSGDEREISMEDERRSERSHRPEAETFDEEGSEGEYTDADDFIVDDDGRPIAEKRKKKKPIFSDAALQEAQDIFGVDFDYDEFGKYGEEDYEEEEEEEEEEDEYMDEEDAERPRRPKKQLKKKTTRKSIFEIYEPSELKRGHFTDMDNEIRNTDIPERMQLRSVPVTPVAEGSDELDLEAEWIYKQAFCRPTISIQDAHLNAEAKERARKGPQTIGKIKKALDFMRNQHFEIPFISFYRKEYVLPELNINDLWKVYKFDAKWCQLRQRKENLMKLFEKMRNHQLDEIMKNPDAPLPDNVRVIKDDDIERLKNVQTSEELNDVYHHFMLYYNHEIPAMQESVRQKEKEARREAKLQKRRQQLADAEENGEDPPPEEEPEAEEEEEPDDTLKQAVRTGPYSICRRAGLDGLAKKFGLTPEHFAENLRDNYQRHEVDQEPTEPLSIANEFCSQILTTPEEVMKAAQLMVAIQLAREPLVRKCVREMYMERAKISVRPTKKGIKEIDENHPIYSMKYLKDKPVRDLVGDQFLNLVIAEEDKLITISLSDSIEGNTSSNYVDETKQLYYRDEFSKNVQDWNALRVSSVEMALTRMVIPSLKKELRTNLVAEAKECVMRACCRKMYNWIKVAPYTCEFPEEEDEEWDTSKGLRVMGLAYVPDYSQAAFTCLIAPDGECTDYLRLPHLMKRKNSYREDEKAMKEADLLALKNFLATKKPHVVVIGGESREAMMIAADIKECITALAEEEQFPAIQVEICDNELAKIYSNSNKGVSEFRDYPELLRQAISLARRMQDPLVEFSQLCTADEEILCLKYHGLQDQLPKDELLENLYLEFVNRVNEVGVDVNKAVQQAYCGNLVQFVCGLGPRKGQALIKMLKQTNQRIENRTQLVTACHMGPKVFINCAGFIKIDTNSLGDSTEAYVEVLDGSRVHPETYEWARKMAVDALEYDDEDANPAGALEEILESPERLKDLDLDAFAEELERQGFGNKCVTLYDIRAELNSRYKDLRVPYQSLSAERLFDVLTKETPETFYVGKLILASVVGISHRKPQGDQLDQANPVRNDETGLWQCPFCLKNDFPELSEVWNHFDAGACPGKATGVRLRLDNGISGYIHIKNLSDRHVANPEERVSIGQIIHCRIIKIEVERFSVECTSKSSDLADKNHEWRPQRDPFYDTEAEQKDVKVEEDAKKAKQRQTYVKRVIVHPSFHNISFTEAEKLMQTMKQGEAIVRPSSKGADHLTVTWKVTDEVYQHIDVREEGKENAFSLGQSLWIGNEEFEDLDEIIARHVNPMAAYASELLDFKYYKPTVEGIKDKAEEILKEQKKDNPGGIPYIISAAKNYPGKFLLSYLPRARCRHEYVTVSPEGFRFRGQMFGRVNDLFRWFKEHFRDPVPGQSTPSTPRGAMTSRTPYHTTPGAVSGMNQEAIQRVAQNLPHHMLHSLSQVANQTPHHYPPHTPGTASVAGYGGVHTYPNTPYTPSGQTPFMTPYQTPHHTPHHGQPTPRYGQQTPNHQQGPFVHPPPPSVATPGHHRSTPSHRPTPPMSTPGDPMDWKKAAEAWARLKTGPRMSSTPRYDESRKTPRNYEESVGRTTPRNRTSTRTPSYKSPRGTPHTNSSPRSMSLSGDGTPLYDES; this is encoded by the exons ATGGCTGATTTCTTAGATTCGGAAGCGGAGGAAAGCGAG gaggaggaggagttGGACGAGAACGAGAAGAAAAAGCTGAAAAAGATAAAGGCCGTCGAGGAAAGCGACGAGGATGAGGAGGAAG ATGATGAAGATCGTTTACGCGAAGAACTCAAGGATCTGATAGACGACAATCCCATCGAAGAGAGCGAAGGGGAAGACAGCGACGGCTCGGGGACTTCCAAGAAACGTAAGAAAAGCGACGACGAAGATTTCGACGATCGCTTGGAAGACGAAGACTACGATTTGATAGAGGAGAATTTAGGAGTTAAAGTCGAAAGG AAACGTTTCAAACGCCTCCGCAGGATACAAGATGAGGAATCAGAGGAGGAACAAGAGAAAGAAGTGGATGAGGATAGGGATGCTATCGCGAACGAGCTTTTCGAGGTCTCGGGAGAT GAAAGAGAAATTAGTATG GAGGATGAGAGGAGAAGCGAGCGGAGTCACAGGCCCGAGGCGGAAACGTTCGACGAGGAGGGAAGCGAGGGCGAATACACTGACGCGGATGATTTTATCGTGGACGACGATGGCAGGCCGATCGCCGAGAAACGTAAAAAGAAGAAGCCCATATTTTCGGACGCCGCGTTGCAGGAAGCTCAGGATATCTTCGGCGTCGATTTCGATTACGATGAGTTCGGTAAGTACGGCGAAGAGGACtacgaggaggaagaggaggaggaagaggaggaagacgaGTACATGGACGAGGAGGACGCCGAAAGACCGAGAAGACCCAAGAAGCAACTGAAGAAGAAGACCACGAGGAAGAGCATTTTCGAAATTTATGAGCCCAGCGAACTGAAGCGTGGTCACTTCACCGACATGGATAACGAGATACGTAATACTGACATACCGGAGAGAATGCAACTCCGCTCGGTTCCCGTTACGCCGGTGGCAGAGGGTTCCGACGAACTGGACCTGGAAGCGGAGTGGATCTACAAGCAGGCGTTCTGTCGTCCGACCATTTCCATCCAAGACGCTCATTTGAACGCCGAAGCTAAAGAGCGGGCTCGAAAGGGTCCGCAGACAATTGGGAAGATCAAGAAAGCTCTGGACTTCATGCGGAATCAGCACTTCGAGATTCCCTTCATCTCCTTCTACAGAAAGGAGTACGTCCTACCGGAGCTGAACATCAACGACCTCTGGAAGGTGTACAAGTTCGACGCGAAATGGTGTCAGCTTCGCCAGAGGAAGGAGAACCTGATGAAGCTGTTCGAGAAGATGCGGAACCACCAGCTGGACGAGATCATGAAGAACCCCGACGCTCCGTTGCCGGACAACGTGCGGGTGATCAAGGACGACGACATAGAGCGGCTGAAGAACGTGCAGACCagcgaggagctgaacgacgtGTACCACCACTTCATGCTGTACTACAACCACGAGATCCCAGCGATGCAGGAGTCGGTGCGGCAGAAGGAGAAGGAAGCGCGTCGCGAGGCGAAGCTTCAGAAGCGCAGGCAGCAGCTGGCCGACGCCGAGGAGAACGGCGAGGATCCACCGCCGGAAGAAGAGccggaggcggaggaggaagaggagccgGACGACACGTTGAAGCAGGCGGTGCGGACCGGTCCGTACTCGATCTGCAGACGAGCCGGGCTCGACGGTCTGGCGAAGAAGTTCGGTCTCACTCCTGAGCACTTCGCCGAGAACCTGCGGGACAATTACCAGCGACACGAGGTGGACCAGGAGCCCACGGAGCCGCTGAGCATCGCAAACGAGTTCTGCAGTCAGATACTCACCACGCCGGAGGAGGTGATGAAGGCCGCGCAGCTGATGGTAGCCATACAGTTAGCACGCGAGCCGTTGGTCAGGAAATGCGTGAGGGAGATGTACATGGAGAGGGCGAAGATCTCCGTGCGGCCGACGAAGAAGGGCATCAAGGAGATCGACGAGAACCATCCCATCTACAGCATGAAGTACCTCAAAGACAAGCCCGTGCGCGACCTGGTCGGCGACCAGTTCCTGAACCTGGTGATAGCCGAGGAGGACAAACTGATCACGATCTCCTTGAGCGACTCCATCGAGGGGAACACCAGCAGCAACTACGTCGACGAGACGAAGCAGCTGTACTACCGGGACGAGTTCAGCAAGAACGTGCAGGACTGGAACGCCCTGAGGGTGAGCAGCGTGGAGATGGCGCTGACGCGCATGGTCATACCCAGCCTGAAGAAGGAGCTGAGAACGAACCTGGTCGCGGAGGCGAAGGAGTGCGTGATGAGGGCGTGCTGCCGGAAGATGTACAACTGGATCAAGGTGGCTCCGTACACCTGCGAGTTCCccgaggaggaggacgaggagtgGGACACCAGCAAGGGGCTGCGGGTGATGGGTCTGGCCTACGTGCCCGACTACTCCCAGGCCGCGTTCACCTGCCTCATAGCGCCGGACGGGGAGTGCACGGACTACCTGCGGCTGCCGCACCTGATGAAGCGGAAGAACAGCTACCGCGAGGACGAGAAAGCCATGAAGGAGGCGGACCTGCTGGCGCTGAAGAACTTCCTGGCGACCAAGAAGCCGCACGTCGTGGTCATCGGCGGCGAGTCCAGGGAGGCGATGATGATCGCCGCTGATATCAAGGAGTGCATCACGGCCCTAGCGGAGGAGGAGCAGTTCCCAGCCATTCAGGTCGAGATCTGCGACAACGAGCTGGCCAAGATCTACTCGAATAGCAACAAAGGCGTGTCCGAGTTCCGGGACTACCCGGAGCTGTTGAGGCAGGCGATCTCCCTGGCCAGGAGGATGCAGGATCCCCTGGTCGAGTTCTCCCAGCTGTGCACCGCGGACGAGGAGATCCTCTGCCTGAAGTACCACGGGCTGCAGGACCAGCTGCCCAAGGACGAGCTGCTCGAGAACCTCTACCTGGAGTTCGTGAACCGGGTGAACGAGGTCGGCGTGGACGTGAACAAGGCGGTGCAGCAGGCGTACTGCGGCAACCTGGTGCAGTTCGTCTGCGGCCTGGGCCCGAGGAAGGGCCAGGCCCTGATCAAGATGCTGAAGCAGACCAACCAGAGGATAGAGAACAGGACGCAGCTGGTCACCGCCTGCCACATGGGGCCCAAGGTCTTCATCAACTGCGCCGGCTTCATCAAGATAGACACGAACAGCCTGGGGGACAGCACCGAGGCGTACGTGGAGGTGCTCGACGGGTCACGCGTCCATCCGGAGACCTACGAGTGGGCGAGGAAGATGGCGGTGGACGCGCTGGAGTACGACGACGAGGACGCCAACCCTGCCGGCGCTCTTGAGGAGATCCTGGAGTCCCCTGAACGACTGAAGGACCTGGATCTGGACGCGTTCGCGGAGGAGCTGGAGAGGCAGGGCTTTGGCAACAAGTGCGTCACGCTGTATGACATCCGCGCGGAGCTGAACTCCCGGTACAAGGACCTGCGCGTCCCGTACCAGTCGCTGAGCGCAGAACGTCTCTTCGACGTGCTCACCAAGGAAACGCCGGAGACCTTCTACGTAGGCAAGCTGATCCTGGCTAGTGTGGTGGGCATCAGCCACAGGAAGCCGCAAGGCGACCAGCTGGATCAGGCGAACCCCGTGAGGAACGACGAGACCGGTCTGTGGCAGTGCCCCTTCTGCCTGAAGAACGACTTCCCAGAGCTGTCAGAGGTGTGGAACCATTTCGACGCAGGCGCCTGCCCCGGAAAAGCCACTGGCGTCAGGCTGAGGCTGGACAACGGGATATCTGGTTACATTCATATCAAAAACCTGTCCGACAGACACGTCGCTAATCCTGAGGAGAGAGTGAGCATAGGGCAGATCATTCATTGCCGTATTATCAAGATAGAGGTGGAACGGTTCAGTGTTGAGTGCACCAGCAAGAGCAGCGACCTCGCCGATAAGAACCACGAATGGAG GCCACAGAGAGATCCCTTCTACGACACCGAGGCGGAGCAGAAGGACGTCAAGGTCGAGGAGGACGCGAAGAAGGCGAAGCAACGTCAGACCTACGTGAAACGGGTGATCGTCCACCCGTCGTTCCACAACATCAGCTTCACGGAGGCGGAGAAGCTGATGCAGACCATGAAGCAGGGCGAGGCGATCGTCAGGCCGAGCAGCAAGGGCGCCGACCACTTGACGGTCACGTGGAAGGTGACCGACGAGGTTTACCAGCACATCGACGTGAGGGAAGAGGGGAAGGAGAATGCTTTCTCCCTGGGACAGAGTCTGTGGATCGGGAACGAGGAGTTCGAGGATTTGGACGAGATCATCGCGAGACACGTGAACCCGATGGCCGCGTACGCCTCGGAGCTGCTGGACTTCAAGTACTACAAGCCAACCGTCGAGGGTATCAAGGACAAAGCGGAGGAGATCCTGAAGGAACAGAAGAAGGACAATCCCGGTGGGATACCGTACATCATATCCGCCGCAAAA AATTACCCTGGAAAATTCCTGCTGTCCTATCTGCCGCGTGCCCGGTGCCGCCACGAGTATGTAACAGTGTCGCCGGAGGGATTCCGATTCAGAGGGCAAATGTTCGGCAGGGTGAATGATCTGTTTCGTTGGTTCAAGGAACATTTCCGAGATCCGGTACCGGGTCAGTCCACTCCTAgcacgccgcgcggcgcgatgACTTCTAGGACACCGTATCACACCACGCCGGGAGCAGTCAGCG GAATGAACCAAGAAGCGATACAGAGAGTGGCGCAGAACCTTCCTCATCATATGTTGCATTCTTTGTCGCAAGTGGCGAATCAGACACCGCATCATTATCCGCCTCACACGCCAGGAACAGCGAGCGTGGCAGGTTACGGTGGAGTCCATACCTATCCGAACACACCGTACACGCCATCCGGTCAGACGCCATTTATGACACCGTACCAGACGCCTCATCACACACCGCATCACGGCCAGCCGACACCCAGATACGGACAGCAGACGCCTAATCATCAGCAAGGTCCTTTCGTTCATCCACCTCCTCCTTCGGTCGCCACTCCGGGTCATCATCGATCGACCCCGTCACACCGACCTACGCCTCCTATGTCGACACCCGGCGACCCAATGGACTGGAAGAAGGCAGCCGAAGCCTGGGCGAGATTGAAAACCGGCCCTCGAATGTC CTCGACTCCGAGATACGACGAATCGAGGAAAACACCACGAAACTACGAGGAATCGGTGGGAAGGACAACTCCGCGAAACAGGACATCGACACGGACACCGTCTTACAAATCTCCGCGGGGAACACCGCATACTAATTCTAGTCCTCGGAGTATGTCTCTCAGCGGAGATGGTACACCATTGTACGACGAAAGCTAA